A genome region from Streptomyces sp. S4.7 includes the following:
- a CDS encoding efflux RND transporter permease subunit, with product MSWLSRFSLAQRALTGLISIIALVFGAIAIPQLKQQLLPSIELPMVSVLAPYQGASPDVVEKQVVEPIEASIEAVDGITGVTSTASEGNAVIMASFDFGGDDSKQLVADIQQAVNRARAQLPEDVDPQVVAGSTDDIPTVVLAASSGEDQQALADRLERTVVPALEDIEGVGQVSIDGVRDLQVSVTPDEKKLAAAGLNTVALSEALKAGGVTVPAGSFSEDGKSRTVQVGDGFTDLKQIEDLRVGGPQAGAPAQGGGQGSGPVRLGDIATVEQEPSEATSLTRTNGEPSLAVMATMDNDGSAVAISDAVKDKLPDLRKDLGDGAELTVVSDQGPAVSKSISGLTTEGALGLLFAVLVILVFLASIRSTLVTAVSIPLSVVLALIVLWTRDLSLNMLTLGALTIAIGRVVDDSIVVLENIKRHLGYGEEREFAIISAVKEVAGAVTASTLTTVAVFLPIGLVGGMVGELFGSFSLTITAALLASLLVSLTVVPVLSYWFLRAPKAVRGLEAEEARRIAEEKESNSRMQRLYVKVLRFATRRRITSVVLAFVVLLGTFAMAPLLKTNFFDQGEQEVLTVKQELAPGTSLEAADEAAKKVEKTLAGFDGIKDYQVTVGSSGFMAAFGGGTGANQASYQVTLKDSGTYEKTSDAIDKALGELDGIGETTIAAGDGFGSQDLSVVVKASDAQTLAKAAERVRDEVAGIDDVTDVQSDLAQSIPRISVRANEKAAEAGFNDATLGMAVGQAVRGTPSGKAILGDTERDVYVTSAKPAKTIAELKALPLGGVKLGQIAEVKLAPGPLSMTRIDGSRAATISAKPVGDNTGAVGTTLQTKISALDLPEGATASIGGVSEDQDEAFLQLGLAMLAAVAIVFMLLVGTFKSLVQPMILLVSIPFAATGAIGLLLVTGTPLGVPAMIGMLMLIGIVVTNAIVLIDLINQYRAQGLGVVEAVVEGGRHRLRPILMTALATIFALLPMAMGITGEGGFIGQPLAVVVIGGLLTSTLLTLLLVPTLYSMVELRKERRAKKKAAKRAAKSGGGDGGDGGSGGGGTPRSDAPSPEPVNA from the coding sequence ATGTCCTGGCTGTCCAGATTCAGCCTCGCGCAACGGGCCCTGACAGGGCTGATATCGATCATCGCGCTCGTCTTCGGGGCGATCGCGATCCCCCAGCTCAAGCAGCAGCTGCTGCCCTCCATCGAACTTCCGATGGTCTCGGTTCTCGCCCCCTACCAGGGCGCTTCGCCCGACGTGGTCGAGAAGCAGGTCGTCGAGCCGATCGAAGCCTCCATCGAGGCCGTCGACGGCATCACGGGCGTCACCTCCACGGCGAGCGAGGGCAACGCCGTGATCATGGCCAGTTTCGACTTCGGCGGTGACGACTCGAAGCAGCTCGTCGCCGACATCCAGCAGGCCGTCAACCGCGCCCGTGCCCAGCTCCCCGAGGACGTCGACCCGCAGGTCGTGGCCGGCTCGACGGACGACATCCCGACCGTCGTTCTCGCCGCCTCCTCCGGCGAGGACCAGCAGGCGCTCGCCGACCGGCTGGAGCGCACCGTCGTCCCGGCCCTCGAGGACATCGAGGGCGTGGGCCAGGTCTCCATCGACGGAGTCAGGGACCTCCAGGTCTCCGTCACCCCCGACGAGAAGAAGCTCGCGGCCGCGGGCCTCAACACCGTGGCGCTCTCCGAGGCGTTGAAGGCCGGCGGCGTGACCGTCCCGGCGGGATCGTTCTCCGAGGACGGCAAGAGCCGCACCGTGCAGGTCGGCGACGGCTTCACCGACCTGAAGCAGATCGAGGACCTGCGGGTCGGCGGTCCGCAGGCGGGCGCGCCCGCGCAGGGCGGCGGGCAGGGCAGCGGCCCCGTACGCCTGGGTGACATCGCCACCGTCGAACAGGAGCCGTCCGAGGCGACGTCCCTGACCCGTACCAACGGTGAGCCCAGCCTCGCCGTGATGGCCACGATGGACAACGACGGCAGCGCCGTCGCCATCTCCGACGCCGTCAAGGACAAGCTGCCGGATCTCCGCAAGGACCTCGGCGACGGCGCCGAACTGACCGTGGTCAGCGACCAGGGCCCGGCCGTCTCCAAGTCGATCTCCGGCCTGACGACCGAGGGCGCGCTCGGTCTGCTCTTCGCGGTTCTGGTCATCCTGGTATTTCTGGCCTCGATCCGCTCCACCCTGGTCACCGCGGTCTCCATCCCGCTCTCGGTCGTCCTCGCGCTGATCGTGCTGTGGACCCGCGACCTGTCGCTCAACATGCTCACGCTCGGCGCGCTGACCATCGCGATCGGACGCGTCGTCGACGACTCGATCGTGGTCCTGGAGAACATCAAGCGGCATCTCGGCTACGGCGAGGAGCGCGAGTTCGCGATCATCTCCGCGGTCAAGGAGGTCGCGGGCGCGGTCACCGCCTCCACGCTCACCACGGTCGCGGTGTTCCTGCCGATCGGCCTCGTGGGCGGCATGGTGGGCGAGCTGTTCGGCTCGTTCTCGCTGACGATCACGGCGGCCCTGCTGGCGTCGCTGCTCGTCTCGCTCACCGTCGTCCCCGTGCTCTCGTACTGGTTCCTGCGCGCACCGAAGGCCGTACGCGGGCTGGAGGCGGAGGAGGCCCGGCGGATCGCGGAGGAGAAGGAGTCCAACAGCCGGATGCAGCGCCTGTACGTCAAGGTGCTGCGCTTCGCGACCCGGCGCCGGATCACCAGCGTCGTCCTGGCGTTCGTCGTCCTGCTCGGCACGTTCGCCATGGCGCCGTTGCTCAAGACCAACTTCTTCGACCAGGGTGAGCAGGAAGTCCTCACCGTCAAGCAGGAGTTGGCACCGGGCACCAGCCTGGAGGCGGCCGACGAGGCGGCGAAGAAGGTCGAGAAGACCCTCGCGGGCTTCGACGGGATCAAGGACTACCAGGTCACCGTCGGCTCCTCCGGCTTCATGGCGGCCTTCGGCGGCGGTACGGGTGCCAACCAGGCGTCCTACCAGGTGACCCTGAAGGACTCGGGGACGTACGAGAAGACCAGCGACGCCATCGACAAGGCCCTCGGCGAGCTCGACGGCATAGGTGAGACGACCATCGCGGCAGGCGACGGCTTCGGCAGCCAGGACCTGAGCGTCGTCGTCAAGGCGTCCGACGCGCAGACCCTGGCGAAGGCCGCCGAGCGGGTACGGGACGAGGTCGCCGGGATCGACGACGTCACCGACGTACAGAGCGACCTGGCGCAGAGCATCCCGCGCATCTCGGTCAGGGCCAACGAGAAGGCCGCCGAAGCCGGGTTCAACGACGCCACGCTCGGCATGGCCGTCGGTCAGGCCGTACGCGGCACCCCGTCCGGCAAGGCGATCCTCGGCGACACCGAGCGCGACGTGTACGTCACGTCCGCGAAGCCCGCCAAGACGATCGCCGAGCTGAAGGCGCTGCCGCTGGGCGGTGTGAAGCTCGGTCAGATCGCCGAGGTGAAGCTCGCTCCGGGTCCGCTGTCGATGACCCGGATCGACGGCTCCAGGGCCGCGACGATCTCGGCCAAGCCCGTCGGTGACAACACCGGCGCGGTCGGCACCACGCTCCAGACGAAGATCAGCGCGCTCGACCTGCCGGAGGGGGCGACCGCCTCCATCGGCGGTGTGTCCGAGGACCAGGACGAGGCGTTCCTCCAGCTGGGCCTCGCCATGCTGGCGGCCGTCGCGATCGTCTTCATGCTGCTGGTCGGCACGTTCAAGTCGCTGGTCCAGCCGATGATCCTGCTGGTCTCCATCCCGTTCGCGGCGACCGGCGCGATCGGACTGCTGCTCGTCACGGGTACGCCGCTGGGCGTGCCGGCGATGATCGGCATGCTGATGCTGATCGGCATCGTGGTGACCAACGCGATCGTGCTGATCGACCTGATCAACCAGTACAGGGCGCAGGGGCTCGGTGTGGTCGAGGCGGTCGTCGAGGGCGGCAGGCACCGTCTGCGGCCGATCCTGATGACCGCGCTGGCCACGATCTTCGCGCTGCTTCCGATGGCGATGGGGATCACCGGCGAGGGTGGCTTCATCGGTCAGCCGCTGGCCGTGGTGGTGATCGGCGGTCTGCTGACGTCGACGCTGCTGACGCTGCTGCTGGTGCCGACGCTGTACTCGATGGTCGAGCTCCGCAAGGAGCGGCGCGCCAAGAAGAAGGCGGCGAAGCGGGCGGCGAAGTCCGGCGGCGGGGACGGCGGAGACGGCGGGAGCGGTGGCGGCGGTACGCCGCGCTCCGACGCGCCGTCACCGGAGCCGGTCAACGCCTGA
- a CDS encoding polyprenyl synthetase family protein has translation MTTEVTARSDNGVLTADSARRTTRHLLERVEHRLRDFLTAENEIWTAVDKRAPVPVGAVADLIDSGGKRLRPAFCVMGYLAAGGAPDAPGVVPAAAALEMLHACALIHDDVMDAAGQRRGAPTVHMKHSAEHRERGWQGEARRFGESVAILAGDLALIYSDRLMAEAPPALVPVWSELRAELIIGQYMDVASAAEFSVDPELSRWIALAKSGRYTIHRPLVVGATLAGATGLAAAFEEYGGAVGEAFQLRDDLLGAFGDPTETGKPAGLDFSQHKMTLLLGWAMQRDERVRDLVTTPGHDADELRDLLVATGVPDDVEKHIDELVQRGRAALDAAPMDQVWRDELGAMALRVAYRKT, from the coding sequence GTGACCACCGAAGTGACCGCCCGGTCCGACAACGGCGTGCTGACGGCGGACTCCGCGCGCCGCACCACGCGCCACCTGCTGGAGCGGGTGGAACACCGCCTGCGCGACTTCCTCACGGCCGAGAACGAGATCTGGACGGCCGTCGACAAGCGCGCCCCGGTCCCCGTCGGGGCGGTGGCCGACCTGATCGACTCCGGCGGCAAGCGGCTGCGCCCCGCCTTCTGCGTCATGGGATACCTCGCGGCGGGCGGCGCCCCGGACGCGCCCGGAGTCGTACCGGCCGCCGCCGCGCTGGAGATGCTGCACGCCTGCGCCCTCATCCACGACGACGTCATGGACGCGGCCGGACAGCGTCGCGGCGCGCCCACCGTCCATATGAAGCACTCGGCCGAGCACAGGGAGCGCGGCTGGCAGGGCGAGGCCCGCCGATTCGGCGAGAGCGTGGCGATCCTCGCCGGTGACCTGGCGCTCATCTACTCCGACCGGCTGATGGCCGAGGCGCCTCCCGCGCTCGTCCCCGTCTGGAGCGAACTGCGCGCGGAGCTGATCATCGGTCAGTACATGGACGTCGCGTCGGCGGCCGAATTCTCCGTCGACCCGGAACTCTCCCGCTGGATCGCGCTCGCCAAGTCCGGCCGCTACACCATTCACCGGCCCCTCGTCGTCGGCGCCACCCTCGCCGGGGCCACCGGACTCGCCGCGGCCTTCGAGGAGTACGGAGGCGCGGTCGGCGAGGCGTTCCAGCTCCGCGACGACCTGCTGGGCGCGTTCGGGGACCCCACCGAGACGGGCAAGCCCGCCGGACTCGACTTCTCCCAGCACAAGATGACGCTGCTGCTCGGCTGGGCCATGCAGCGTGACGAGCGGGTCCGCGACCTGGTCACCACCCCCGGACACGACGCGGACGAACTGCGCGACCTGCTCGTCGCGACGGGCGTCCCGGACGACGTGGAGAAGCACATCGACGAACTCGTCCAACGTGGCCGCGCGGCGCTCGACGCCGCGCCCATGGACCAGGTCTGGCGCGACGAACTCGGCGCCATGGCCCTGCGCGTCGCCTACCGGAAGACCTGA
- a CDS encoding 3-dehydroquinate synthase II, with protein MDTEQELWADVTGLGPDDTAAALAHARSSAATTVLLRPDQLDGWEPLERITLAALVDADNAPAALDDQRVGILLVEAPAQLDTVRALAGGRPVGVRCEIVDGDTMNVAADLCGRADVLVAAFIDETNIPLELLLARAQDGTTRVLKELLSSAETASVAGVLESGPAGLVVRGDQLADIDRVGEALRLRRQVRKDLVPLEVVRAEPIGMGYRGCVDTATLFGEDEGMIVGSTSSGGILVCAEVHYLPYMNLRPFRVNAGAVHSYVFGADTTAYITDLAAGERSHAVSADGTFREVVVGRVKVELRPLRLIEATYGDVKVNVFLQDDWHVRVMSAEGKPLNLTDVVPGTELLGHVTEPGRHVGIKVAERISEF; from the coding sequence GTGGACACGGAACAGGAACTCTGGGCGGACGTCACGGGACTCGGCCCCGACGACACGGCGGCGGCCCTCGCACACGCGCGGTCCTCCGCCGCGACGACGGTCCTGCTGCGCCCCGACCAGCTCGACGGCTGGGAACCGCTTGAGCGGATCACCCTGGCCGCCCTGGTGGACGCGGACAACGCCCCCGCCGCACTGGACGACCAGCGGGTGGGCATTTTGCTGGTGGAGGCACCGGCGCAGCTCGACACCGTCCGGGCCCTCGCCGGTGGCCGGCCGGTCGGCGTGCGCTGCGAGATCGTCGACGGCGACACCATGAACGTGGCGGCCGACCTCTGCGGCAGGGCCGATGTGCTGGTGGCGGCCTTCATCGACGAGACCAACATCCCGCTGGAGCTGCTGCTGGCCCGCGCCCAGGACGGCACGACGCGGGTGCTGAAGGAACTGCTCAGCTCGGCCGAGACGGCCAGCGTCGCCGGTGTGCTGGAGAGCGGGCCCGCCGGCCTGGTCGTCCGCGGTGACCAACTCGCCGACATCGACCGGGTGGGCGAGGCGCTGCGGCTGCGCCGGCAGGTCCGCAAGGACCTCGTGCCGCTGGAGGTCGTACGCGCGGAACCGATCGGCATGGGCTACCGGGGCTGTGTCGACACGGCCACGCTGTTCGGCGAGGACGAGGGCATGATCGTCGGCTCGACGTCCTCCGGCGGCATCCTGGTCTGCGCGGAGGTGCACTACCTGCCGTACATGAACCTCCGCCCGTTCCGGGTGAACGCCGGTGCCGTGCACAGCTACGTCTTCGGGGCGGACACCACCGCGTACATCACCGACCTCGCCGCCGGGGAGCGTTCGCACGCCGTCTCGGCGGACGGCACGTTCCGCGAGGTCGTGGTCGGCCGGGTGAAGGTCGAACTCCGTCCGCTGCGGCTCATCGAGGCCACGTACGGGGACGTCAAGGTCAACGTCTTCCTCCAGGACGACTGGCACGTGCGGGTGATGAGCGCCGAGGGCAAACCGCTCAACCTCACCGACGTAGTGCCGGGCACCGAGCTCCTCGGCCACGTCACCGAGCCCGGACGGCACGTCGGGATCAAGGTGGCCGAGCGGATCAGCGAGTTCTGA
- the nadA gene encoding quinolinate synthase NadA encodes MTTAQARQDLAVQPTPLALLLLGREADTRSERGVDCPGDLPSPSDPDLVERARAAKEKLGEKVFILGHHYQRDEVIQFADVTGDSFKLAKDAAARPEAEYIVFCGVHFMAESADILTADDQKVVLPDLAAGCSMADMATAEQVAECWDVLTEAGIAERVVPVSYMNSSADIKAFTGKHGGTICTSSNAERALDWAFEQGDKVLFLPDQHLGRNTAVRDLGLSLEDCVLYNPHKPNGGLTAEELRNAKMILWRGHCSVHGRFSLDSVNEVRERIPGVNVLVHPECKHEVVSAADYVGSTEYIIKMLQQAPAGSKWAIGTELNLVQRLANRFAADDKEIVFLDRTVCFCSTMNRIDLPHLVWTLESLAEGKDINRIQVEKETADFAQLALERMLALP; translated from the coding sequence GTGACCACGGCCCAAGCCCGTCAGGATCTCGCTGTACAGCCGACGCCCCTCGCGCTGCTCCTGCTCGGCCGCGAGGCCGACACCCGGAGCGAGCGCGGCGTGGACTGCCCCGGTGACCTGCCGTCGCCGTCCGACCCGGATCTGGTCGAACGCGCCCGCGCGGCGAAGGAGAAGCTCGGGGAGAAGGTCTTCATCCTCGGCCACCACTACCAGCGCGACGAGGTCATCCAGTTCGCCGATGTGACCGGTGACTCGTTCAAGCTCGCCAAGGACGCCGCCGCGCGCCCCGAGGCCGAGTACATCGTCTTCTGCGGTGTGCACTTCATGGCCGAGTCGGCGGACATCCTGACGGCCGACGACCAGAAGGTCGTCCTGCCCGACCTGGCCGCGGGCTGTTCGATGGCGGACATGGCGACGGCCGAGCAGGTCGCCGAGTGCTGGGACGTGCTGACCGAGGCCGGCATAGCCGAGCGGGTCGTCCCCGTCTCGTACATGAACTCCTCCGCCGACATCAAGGCGTTCACCGGCAAGCACGGCGGCACCATCTGCACCTCGTCAAACGCCGAGCGCGCCCTCGACTGGGCCTTCGAGCAGGGCGACAAGGTCCTCTTCCTCCCCGACCAGCATCTGGGGCGCAACACGGCCGTACGGGACCTGGGGCTGTCGCTGGAGGACTGCGTCCTCTACAACCCCCACAAGCCGAACGGCGGCCTGACGGCCGAGGAGCTGCGGAACGCGAAGATGATCCTGTGGCGCGGGCACTGCTCCGTGCACGGCCGTTTCTCGCTGGACTCGGTCAACGAGGTCCGCGAGCGGATTCCCGGGGTGAATGTGCTGGTGCACCCGGAGTGCAAGCACGAGGTCGTCTCCGCCGCCGACTACGTGGGCTCGACGGAGTACATCATCAAGATGCTTCAGCAGGCGCCGGCCGGCTCGAAGTGGGCGATCGGCACCGAGCTGAATCTGGTGCAGCGGCTGGCGAACCGTTTCGCCGCCGACGACAAGGAGATCGTCTTCCTCGACAGGACGGTCTGCTTCTGCTCGACGATGAACCGCATCGACCTGCCGCACCTGGTGTGGACGCTCGAATCGCTCGCCGAGGGCAAGGACATCAACCGGATCCAGGTCGAGAAGGAGACGGCGGACTTCGCCCAGCTCGCGCTGGAGCGGATGCTGGCGCTGCCGTAG
- a CDS encoding iron-sulfur cluster assembly accessory protein — MSVSDETTTVSDGILLSDAAAGKVKALLDQEGRDDLALRVAVQPGGCSGLRYQLFFDERSLDGDVVKDFDGVKVVTDRMSAPYLGGASIDFVDTIEKQGFTIDNPNASGSCACGDSFN; from the coding sequence ATGTCCGTATCGGACGAGACCACCACCGTGAGCGACGGCATCCTCCTGTCCGACGCCGCCGCGGGCAAGGTCAAGGCCCTGCTCGACCAGGAAGGCAGGGACGACCTCGCGCTGCGCGTCGCGGTCCAGCCCGGCGGCTGTTCCGGTCTCCGTTACCAACTGTTCTTCGACGAGCGTTCGCTGGACGGCGACGTCGTGAAGGACTTCGACGGCGTCAAGGTCGTCACCGACCGGATGAGCGCCCCGTATCTGGGCGGCGCCTCGATCGACTTCGTGGACACGATCGAGAAGCAGGGCTTCACGATCGACAACCCCAACGCCTCCGGTTCCTGCGCCTGCGGCGACTCCTTCAACTGA
- a CDS encoding UbiA family prenyltransferase, which yields METKPAQISGAASKTSRTIVLRGLLRLSKIRVFQHYFGLALAWLLLSPEALQRPGATTAMLLFLLGSVAIVACACASDDIAGFRNGSDLMNYQSDEQLRDIHAKPLLTGAVTERQALTFAVGSGFLAVPAGAAAFWALDWDAPFSAYALYLLGFAFSVQYSVGLRVSYRRGGGETLLCFSTAAGLLAPFLAVNRDWTWPAVAQALLLGLWLVMVSSYSNVNDVAGDRMAGRRTLAVTTGRTVQNAAMASFFLLSAGLLTALAMTGGWPGWLLLTALPATVLHAAQLYHGPVRGQWLRARKLGLIAYNLGFAGIAVPTFFALHR from the coding sequence ATGGAAACAAAGCCTGCCCAAATATCTGGGGCAGCATCCAAGACATCCAGAACAATCGTCCTCCGCGGATTACTTCGCCTTTCGAAGATCCGCGTTTTCCAGCACTACTTCGGTCTCGCTCTCGCATGGCTGCTGCTCAGCCCGGAAGCGCTGCAACGACCGGGTGCCACGACCGCGATGCTCCTCTTCCTACTGGGCTCGGTCGCCATTGTCGCGTGTGCGTGCGCCAGCGACGACATAGCAGGATTCAGAAATGGCAGCGACCTGATGAACTACCAGTCGGACGAGCAGCTGCGCGACATTCACGCGAAGCCGCTGCTGACCGGCGCCGTCACCGAGAGACAGGCTCTCACCTTCGCCGTCGGATCAGGCTTCCTGGCCGTACCGGCCGGGGCGGCGGCATTCTGGGCGCTCGACTGGGACGCTCCCTTCAGCGCCTATGCCCTCTATCTTCTGGGATTCGCCTTCAGCGTCCAGTACTCGGTGGGCCTGAGGGTGAGCTACCGGCGCGGCGGCGGCGAGACGCTGCTCTGCTTCTCCACCGCCGCGGGGCTGCTCGCGCCCTTCCTCGCGGTGAACCGCGACTGGACCTGGCCGGCCGTCGCCCAGGCCCTCCTGCTCGGCCTCTGGCTGGTCATGGTCAGCAGCTACTCCAACGTCAACGACGTGGCGGGCGACCGGATGGCGGGCCGGCGCACCTTGGCCGTGACCACGGGCAGAACCGTCCAGAACGCGGCCATGGCCTCGTTCTTCCTGCTCTCGGCCGGTCTGCTCACCGCGCTCGCGATGACCGGCGGATGGCCGGGGTGGCTGCTCCTCACCGCGCTTCCCGCCACCGTCCTGCACGCGGCGCAGCTCTATCACGGGCCGGTCAGAGGCCAGTGGCTCCGGGCCAGGAAGCTCGGACTCATCGCGTACAACCTCGGGTTCGCCGGCATCGCCGTACCGACGTTCTTCGCCCTTCACCGGTAG
- a CDS encoding MMPL family transporter, giving the protein MATFGALVWIFQDGHLAGLLGGFTVTGDIAATVPVMLFALSFGLAMDYQIFLLARIREEYEITGDGSAAVARGLERIGRIVTAAAVLISVVFLAFAVSDITLSKAYGIGLPLAVLMDATLIRGLLLPALMRLGGRATWRAPAPLRRVHARFGLKEYDGAPDAEHLVPVTAAREGVSAPDRM; this is encoded by the coding sequence GTGGCGACCTTCGGGGCGCTGGTGTGGATCTTCCAGGACGGTCATCTCGCGGGTCTGCTCGGCGGATTCACCGTCACGGGGGACATCGCGGCCACGGTGCCCGTGATGCTCTTCGCGCTGTCCTTCGGCCTGGCCATGGACTACCAGATCTTCCTGCTGGCCAGGATCAGGGAGGAGTACGAGATCACCGGGGACGGGAGCGCGGCGGTCGCCCGCGGCCTGGAGCGCATCGGACGGATCGTCACCGCCGCGGCGGTGCTGATCTCCGTGGTGTTCCTCGCCTTCGCCGTCTCGGACATCACGCTGTCCAAGGCGTACGGCATCGGCCTGCCGCTGGCCGTCCTGATGGACGCGACCCTGATCCGCGGACTGCTGCTGCCCGCGCTGATGCGGCTCGGCGGGCGCGCCACCTGGCGTGCACCCGCCCCGTTGCGGCGCGTGCACGCCAGGTTCGGCCTGAAGGAGTACGACGGCGCGCCGGACGCCGAACACCTTGTGCCGGTGACCGCGGCACGCGAGGGCGTGTCCGCACCCGACCGTATGTGA
- a CDS encoding carbohydrate kinase family protein, with amino-acid sequence MRIAVTGSIATDHLMTFPGRFADQLVGDQLHTVSLSFLVDNLDVRRGGVGANICFGMGQLGTAPILVGAVGPDFDEYRAWLDRHGVDTASVRVSEVLHTARFVCTTDADHNQIGSFYTGAMSEARQIELKSVADRVGGLDLVLIGADDPEAMLRHTEECRTRSIPFAADFSQQIARMEGDEIRLLLDGATYLFSNEYEKGLIESKTGWTDAEILSRVGHRVTTLGSRGVRIERVGDDPIEVGCAEETAKVDPTGVGDAFRAGFLSGLSWGVGLERAAQVGCMVATLVIETLGTQEYTLRRNNFMDRFTKAYGDEAATEVRAHLR; translated from the coding sequence GTGAGAATCGCAGTCACCGGCTCCATCGCCACTGACCACCTCATGACCTTCCCCGGTCGCTTCGCCGACCAGTTGGTCGGGGACCAGCTGCACACGGTCTCGCTTTCCTTCCTCGTAGACAACCTCGACGTACGCAGAGGCGGTGTCGGCGCCAACATCTGCTTCGGCATGGGCCAGCTCGGCACCGCGCCGATCCTGGTCGGCGCCGTCGGCCCCGACTTCGACGAGTACCGCGCCTGGCTCGACCGACACGGTGTCGACACCGCGTCCGTCCGGGTCTCCGAAGTGCTGCACACCGCGCGCTTCGTGTGTACGACCGACGCCGACCACAACCAGATCGGCTCCTTCTACACCGGCGCCATGAGCGAGGCCCGGCAGATCGAGCTGAAGTCGGTGGCCGACCGGGTCGGCGGCCTCGACCTGGTGCTCATCGGCGCCGACGACCCCGAGGCGATGCTCCGTCACACCGAGGAGTGCCGCACCAGGTCCATCCCGTTCGCCGCGGACTTCTCGCAGCAGATCGCGCGGATGGAGGGCGATGAGATCAGGCTGCTGCTCGACGGCGCCACGTACCTGTTCTCCAACGAGTACGAGAAGGGGCTCATCGAGTCCAAGACCGGCTGGACCGACGCCGAGATCCTCTCCCGGGTCGGCCACCGGGTCACCACGCTCGGCTCCCGCGGTGTCCGGATCGAGCGGGTCGGCGACGACCCGATCGAGGTCGGCTGTGCGGAGGAGACGGCCAAGGTCGACCCGACCGGTGTCGGTGACGCCTTCCGCGCCGGCTTCCTGTCCGGGCTGTCGTGGGGAGTCGGCCTGGAGCGGGCCGCGCAGGTCGGCTGCATGGTCGCGACCCTGGTCATCGAGACACTCGGCACCCAGGAGTACACGCTGCGCCGGAACAACTTCATGGACCGCTTCACCAAGGCGTACGGCGACGAAGCGGCCACCGAGGTCCGCGCGCACCTGAGGTAG
- a CDS encoding fructose-bisphosphate aldolase: MTAVNGKERRLRRLIAEDGRTLLVALDHSVTTGVVGGLTNMGSVMRSVVSGGADGIVAHRGSAAREMPVQRDTAMIVHLSGNTALSPQSELKATVCEPETAAAMGADAVSAHITLGCGHREDRDALVGLGAVARSCDRLGMPLLVMTYIRTEATDIGPDVLHASRIAAELGADIVKAAHPGEQYLTDLAAQVPVPVVIAGGGPDGSWDAFLNSAKNAIGAGIAGLCVGRRVFGSVDPARATAELRGVVHGSG, translated from the coding sequence GTGACAGCGGTGAACGGAAAAGAACGACGGCTGCGTCGGCTGATCGCGGAGGACGGCAGAACGCTGCTCGTGGCGCTCGACCACTCGGTGACCACGGGTGTCGTCGGCGGACTGACCAACATGGGCTCCGTCATGCGCTCCGTGGTCAGTGGTGGCGCGGACGGCATCGTCGCGCACCGGGGATCGGCCGCCCGGGAGATGCCCGTGCAGCGGGACACGGCGATGATCGTGCACCTGTCGGGCAACACCGCGCTCAGCCCGCAGTCCGAACTCAAGGCCACGGTCTGCGAACCGGAGACCGCCGCCGCGATGGGCGCGGACGCCGTGTCGGCGCACATCACCCTCGGCTGCGGCCACCGGGAGGACCGCGACGCGCTCGTGGGGCTCGGCGCCGTCGCCCGCTCCTGCGACCGGCTCGGCATGCCGCTGCTGGTGATGACGTACATCAGGACCGAGGCGACGGACATCGGCCCCGATGTGCTGCACGCCTCGCGGATCGCGGCCGAGCTGGGCGCGGACATCGTCAAGGCGGCCCACCCCGGCGAGCAGTACCTCACCGATCTGGCCGCCCAGGTGCCGGTGCCCGTGGTGATCGCCGGCGGCGGCCCGGACGGCTCCTGGGACGCCTTCCTCAACTCCGCCAAGAACGCGATCGGCGCGGGCATCGCCGGTCTCTGCGTCGGCCGCCGGGTGTTCGGCAGCGTCGACCCCGCGCGGGCCACGGCCGAACTCCGCGGTGTCGTGCACGGCTCCGGCTGA